CACCCAGCTCCGGGTTTTGCGCGAACTTGGCCACATTGGCGCGAACAACGATGGAGAACCTGCTGTTCAACCAGACAGCCTCATCGAAGCCACGGACCTGACGACCCAGTGCCTTGGCTGCGCCCGGATTCGGCGCTTGAAGCACCTGTGCCCTCGTTTCTTGATCCCCAAACAGGGTCGCCTTCTCGGCCATCATGAAGTGCTCCGCGGTGGGGTAGCGCTGGCCATCCACGACGAATGGAGCGCCGTACCACTGGCTGAAGCACGAGGCCGTGACCCCGCCCTTGCTGTGCTGGTGGCCCCAGAAGAAGACGTACTTCAGCCGCTCACCGCGGTTGA
This Hydrogenophaga taeniospiralis DNA region includes the following protein-coding sequences:
- a CDS encoding NADAR family protein; translated protein: MHDTQLLEDLRARFNRGERLKYVFFWGHQHSKGGVTASCFSQWYGAPFVVDGQRYPTAEHFMMAEKATLFGDQETRAQVLQAPNPGAAKALGRQVRGFDEAVWLNSRFSIVVRANVAKFAQNPELGEFLQKTGGRILVEASPVDSVWGIGLAQDDEKVNNPNLWPGLNLLGFALMRVRGGA